A portion of the Zymoseptoria tritici IPO323 chromosome 8, whole genome shotgun sequence genome contains these proteins:
- the MgABN1 gene encoding putative Arabinan endo-1,5-alpha-L-arabinosidase (Arabinan Endo-1,5-Alpha-L-Arabinosidase (Family 43 contains both B-xylosidase and Arabinan Endo-1,5-Alpha-L-Arabinosidase;in NCBI blast, it's more related to the latter; does contain partial XynB Conserved Domain-judgement call) (SignaL P secreted)), with protein MVSLRTLLAGSILAIGALAASLEKRAVNPGVVKGDTFIHDPTVVKKPDGTYLAAFTANGIGLKTSTDRTTWKDVGAAFPNGAAWTTTYTKGDKNLWAPDLSYHNGQYYMYYSASSFGTSRSAIFLATSKTGASGSWTDAGRVIESFDNSNFNAIDPNLYVATDGKWWLSFGSFWGGLKLVELNPSTGKPLNANNLVSIAARPNAGGAIEAPVITKHGNYFYLWAAFDKCCLGVDSTYRTMVGRSTSITGPYVDKAGVSMMNGGGTQLLASHGDIHGPGHPAVFTDSDADVLVYHYYNAQGTAQLGINLIRYDNGWPTVY; from the coding sequence ATGGTGTCTCTCCGCACCCTTCTCGCCGGCagcatcctcgccatcggcGCACTGGCAGCATCTCTCGAGAAGCGAGCCGTCAACCCTGGCGTAGTCAAAGGCGATACTTTCATTCACGATCCAACAGTCGTCAAGAAGCCCGATGGCACCTATCTTGCCGCATTCACAGCCAACGGCATCGGTCTGAAGACCTCCACCGACCGCACCACCTGGAAAGATGTCGGAGCTGCCTTCCCAAACGGCGCCGCTTGGACAACCACTTACACCAAAGGTGACAAGAACCTATGGGCGCCCGACCTATCCTACCACAACGGCCAATATTACATGTACTACTCGGCATCCAGCTTCGGCACCTCCAGGTCCGCCATCTTCCTTGCCACGAGCAAGACCGGCGCCTCTGGCTCATGGACCGACGCCGGCCGTGTCATCGAGTCCTTCGACAACAGCAATTTCAACGCCATCGACCCGAACCTCTACGTCGCAACCGACGGTAAATGGTGGCTTTCCTTCGGCTCCTTCTGGGGCGGCCTCAAACTTGTCGAGCTCAACCCTTCAACTGGAAAGCCTCTCAACGCAAACAACCTCGTCTCCATCGCCGCCCGCCCCAACGCCGGCGGCGCGATCGAGGCGCCTGTCATCACCAAGCACGGCAACTACTTCTATCTCTGGGCTGCTTTCGACAAGTGCTGCTTGGGTGTCGATAGCACTTACCGCACCATGGTTGGTCGCTCGACGAGCATCACTGGCCCGTACGTTGACAAAGCTGGCGTGTCGATGATGAATGGTGGTGGTACGCAGCTTCTTGCTAGTCATGGAGATATTCATGGACCGGGACATCCTGCTGTTTTCACTGATAGTGATGCTGACGTGCTTGTTTACCATTATTACAACGCGCAGGGAACGGCTCAATTGGGCATCAACCTTATTCGTTACGACAATGGCTGGCCTACTGTCTACTGA